The nucleotide window AATGATTTCTTCCTACGTGGGCGAGAACGCTTTGTTCGAAAAGCAGTTGTTGTCCGGCGAGTTGGAAGTGGAGCTAACGCCTCAAGGCACCCTGGCGGAAAAAATGCGCGCTGGCGGCGCTGGTATTCCAGCGTTTTTTACCCGCACCGGCTACGGCACCCCCATTGGTGAAGGCAAAGAAGTACGCGAGTACAACGGTCACCAACACATTCTGGAAGAGTCCATTACCGGGGAGTTCGCTATTGTCAAAGCCTGGAAGGCAGACCGTTACGGCAACCTGATTTATCGCCACACCGCACAAAACTTTAACCCTATGGCCGCTACTGCCGGGAAAATTACTGTAGCCGAGGTAGAAGAAATTGTTGAACCCGGTGAACTGGATCCTGCGCAGATCCACACACCGGGTATCTACGTGAACCGGGTGATTCAAGGTAAGTTCGAGAAGCGTATCGAACAACGCACCGTACGCCAGGCATAAGGGGGAAAAACATGTCACTGACTCGTGAACAACTCGCTATGCGCGTGGCGCGCGAACTGCAAGACGGCTACTACGTAAACCTGGGTATCGGCATTCCCACTCTGGTGGCCAACTATGTCCCAGATGGCATGGAAGTGATGCTGCAATCAGAAAACGGTTTGCTGGGTATGGGCCCCTTCCCCACCGAAGATGAAGTGGACGCCGATATGATTAACGCCGGCAAGCAAACCGTGACGGCGGCAACTGGCGCATCCATTTTCTCTTCCGCTGAATCCTTTGCCATGATCCGCGGCGGCCATGTGGATCTAACCGTGTTGGGTGCCTTTGAGGTGGACGTGGAAGGCAATATTGCCAGCTGGATGATTCCCGGCAAGTTAATTAAAGGCATGGGCGGTGCCATGGATTTGGTAGCCGGTGCCGGTAATATTATCGTCACCATGACACACGCGGACAAACACGGCAACTCCAAGCTGCTGCCCAAATGCTCCCTGCCGCTGACCGGCGCTGGCTGCATCAAAAAGGTGGTCACCGACCTGGCGTATATCGAAATTGAAGACGGCAAATTCCACCTTAAAGAGCGGGCGCCAGGCATAAGCGTTGAAGAAATTGTTGCCAAGACAGGTGGTGAACTGGTGGTTCCAGATAAAGTTCCAGAAATGACATTTTAAAGGCCGTAAGAAAACCGCATTCAAGAATGCGGTTTTTTTATTTCATAGCGATAATCAATTTCGGATAATTAATTTCTTACCGTCACGAAATTCCTCAAAACCGCTAACTGTTCCTTTAACACCACCTTTCGCTCCTGGTGCAATCACTGAAATGGCTCTCGGCTTTTCCAATACCACACTCTTATAAGCTTTTTGCAAATCCCCCATGGTGGTTGCCTCAAGAGCAGTAATACTTTTTTCTCGTGAATCAAATTCTGGAAAGCCATCCCGCAAATCTTGCCAAAAGCGCGAGGTTTTTTCTCGCAGGTTCTGAGCCGGCTTGGCCAGCTGGGCGATGCTGGCCTGGATGAGCGGAGCGAGCTCTGCCTCACTCATCTCAGCTAACTGCTGTTCAAAATCCAATAAAAATTGATCGGTGGCAGCCTCCACTTGATTGGCATCGGCACTGGGAGACTGCACCAGAAATGCCAACCCCGGCATTCTATCTGCCCGTTTATAACGGGCACTGACAATATAGCCTAATTGTTGCTCTGTACGCAGATCATTGAAATACGCTTGATGTGCGATCTGACTAATCAGGTTGAGATAAATCCGCTCCTCGCGACTACTGTTGCGCCCTTGGTAATAGCGCAATACTGCCGCATCACTATGGTCTAATTCGCTGGTATAAATATCTCGAGATTGATGATTTGGCTCCAGACGTACCACCCGACTGCCTCTCACTGGTTCTTTGTCGCTGACCTCCAAACCCAGGCGAGTGCGAATGCGCTCTGCAAACTGCCGAGCTTCCGATTCATCAATATTGCCACTCACCAACATCTGCAGTTGACCTTCACCATAGATCCACTGAGGTGCGTCTAACACCTGCTGCAAAGTTATGGATTCAACAACATTGCGAATTTCTTCAATGGAATAACTGTCGCCGTCCAATAAATTGTCCAGGTCTCGGCCAACACCACTGGCAGGGCCAACCTTATTGTAGTTTTTAAAATAGCGTTGAATGCGCTCGGCCATGCGCTGGAACTGTTGCTCTGTAAATTCTGGCACCAGCACTTTTGCCAACACCTGCTCAGACAGTTGAGCCAACTTGTCTGAGTAACCGCTAAACGTAATACCCTCGGCGGAAACCTGATAGCGCATACCCGCACGGCGAGCGTTGTAAGACAAGTCCTGGATTTGCTCGTTAATCAACTGAAAATAGAGTTGCGAAGCAATACTCTGTTCCAGGCTAAAACGCTGTGGACGATCGATAGCCAGCTGCACCGTAGCGCGAGGAATACCATCTTCAATATTCGGGAAATACCACAGCTCTACACCGTCAGTGTTGGGGAGCTTGCCTGGCTTTTTTGCAGAAGCGATCTTTTCAAGATCAAAATTTTCTGGAATCAGAACGTTTGGTTCCGCCAATTTCAGGTTGTTATAAAATGGCTGTTGCCACAGCGCCAAGCGCTTGGCATCGGCTTTATAAACGCGAAACTCTGCTTGGTAAAATTCGGTTTTTTGTTCCGGAACCACTTCCGGCGAGGCATACACCACCAGCATATTGTCGGGGCGTAGCTCAGCAAGCACATTATCAATCAATGCCTTATCAAAGCGCCGGTAACCCGGGGCAACCAAATATCGAGGCAACGTATCACTGAGGGCATTGGCCAAGGTAATAGTTTGCTCTAGCCCCAGGGATTGGTTTTCAGAAAACCGGAACGACAACTCTGATAGATTTTGTATTTCCCGGTAACGCCATTCGGCAACACCCTCCTGCTTTACCAGAGCTATTTGATCGAATAAAGCGGCAATAATATCGTCCTGGTACTGAGAACCCTTTTCAGTCAAAGACACCCTGATCGTCAAGGTGTCATTGCCACCGTAATTGGCTCCGGGGCTTGCCTGTATACCGTTAATCCAGCCCTTGGATTTTAACCGGTCGCTCAAACTGTCGTCGCCTTCCGACACCATCATGGAGGCCACAAAACCCACCGGATTTTCTGCTTTGAAACGTTCCTGCAAAGGCAAAGGGAAGATCAATTGAAGGCTGCGGGAGTCCTGCACCGGCTTTATTTCGATCACTTTGGGCAATTCGCCTGCTGTAAAAAGCGGCGGATAGTCCAATTCTGGGCGATCATGGATGACCGAGATGGCTGAGAATTTTTTCCTTGCCAAAGTCTCCAAATCATCCAGCGAATGATTGCTGACCAAAGCCAAGGTCATAATGTCGGCGCTGTACCAGGTATTGTAAAAATCGATCAACACATCCCGGGCTTTTTGGTCGGGCTTGTCAGAGAGTGTCTCCAGGTTGCCCACATTGAACTTGTAGGCCGGGTGATTGGGGTTAAGGTTTTTTTCCAGTATTTCAAAGTAGCGAATTCCATCCCGTTCAATGCGCGTAAAGTACTCTGAGTGAACCGCATTCTTCTCTCGCTGTACGTACTTTTCCGTAAACAGGGGCGCAATGAAAAACTGTGCAAAGCGATCCAAGGCACCATCGTAAGCGTTACTGTCGACTGAAAAATGGTAGTTGGTTACGTCGTAAGCTGTATAAGCGTTATGGGAACCACCGTTGGCATCCAAAAATTTATTGTAGTCATCAGAGTCCGGGTATTTCTCCGTGCCGAGAAACAGCAGGTGCTCAAGAAAATGCGCCAGCCCTTCCCATTCCTCCGGGTCATGAAAGCTACCCACTTGTACCGACAGAGACGCCAAGGATTTTACCGCGCTGGAATCAGACACCAGCAAGGTTTTGATGCCATTATCCAACTCGACATAGCGATACTGTTTAGTATCGAGTGGATAACTCTGCACTGTATAAAAACTGTCAGCTATATCTTTTTTCTGCTGTTCTGGCGGTAAACACCCAAAAAGAATAAGCAATAGTGCAAGACAACTTATCCGAGTTTTCATACCTGTTCTCAGTAATTTTGTATTTTTAGAGACGACAAAAACAACCCTTATGCCATCAAGGCATAAAAGCTATTGAAATAGACCATGAAACTAGATAATTAGTGCCAGTAATCCGTAATCCAAGCTGCAGGACGCAGCTGGCGATACCAACGATCACCTTTCCCGGCAATGGCTTCGACAGGACTGGGAGCACCATAAAAAACAATGATGCGACCCTTGGAGGGTTTTCGAGACGGAACAAACCAGCGCATCAGGCGGTTTTTGGGCAAGCAATCCCGGCGATAGCTCAAGCACCAGTCTTGCGGCCAGAAGCTTAATTTTTCCTGTTGGCGAACAAATTCTGTGAGATAAGTTTGTTCGTTAAAATACTTCTCCACCACTTGCTCACGGTGGTCACAGAAGTGACTTAGCACATCGGCCATCGCTCCGGCCGTAAAACGATATACCGAGGAATTGCCGTTGGTACGGCCATCGCCCCAATCGCGAATAATATGAAAGTCACCCTCAGGCTCAAAAAAGCAGTCGATACTGTCGATGATAACGATATCCAAATCGAGGAACAGGCATGTACCTTCGATATCGTACAGCGGGGACGAAAAGGTCAGTAGCTTTTTCCAGGCCTGGACTCGCTTTCTGCCATCACAATCTTCGATGTTGACATCTACCTCGGGAATATCAAAACACTCTACATGCTCATCAATATCTGTGGTGTCGTCCGTCAAGCAAATAAACCGAAATGGCAGGCTGAGGTGTCGCGACACCATAGAATAGAGGCGATTGACGTACACAGCGTCATACTTGGTGCCCCATTTCATACAGAGGATATTAACTGCGTCAGTAGAGGGTGTAAGCGACATGGCCGGCGGTAGTTGTTGTTGTTGTAATTTGCCTATGATACTGGTTTGAGGCAATCAGAGGAAGGTATTGCTACCTCTTGCCTGAACCGGCAATAGCAGATACTTTGACAGCTTTTGATAGCGGAATGCCCCATGCATCGATCATATCCACCTTTTCACACTGTTGCTTTGGCAAAAGAGAGTGAATCGCCAGAAAATCCAGGTGCCCTGGAGAAGCGGGTCGCTCTGTGCCCTGACGATGTGGGTCAGCTGGTGGCTGAGGGGTTGCAGGTATTTGTGGAACAAGGCGCAGGTGAGGGTATCGGCTTTAGTGACGCCGAGTACCTGCAACAAGGCGCAGTACTGCAAAGTGGCGGTGACATATATCGAGATAAAGACCTAATCATAAAGTTCAAAGGTCCATCCTTGAACAGCATCACCTTGATGCGCCCCGGTTGTACTCTGTTTTGCATGGCGCACTTCCACTCTTATCCAGACCGCGCCCAATTGCTCGCTGACCGGCGTATTAATGTTATTGCTATGGAAGAGATTCTGGAGTCACCTAAATATCAGGGAGACGAGGAAATTCTTGCCCGCACTGCCATGAGCGCCGCCATATCCCCTTTTGCGGAAAACGGCCAATTGCAACAAATGAACATTCGTACCATTCAGTGGACGCCTTTAATAGCGGGCGCCATTCGCCGAGGCAGCAATCGCAGCCCCGGCAGCCTCAAGGTCGTGCAACCTCTATGTAGCTTTGAACAGCTGGATAGCCAGGGGCCAAATAGCCTTTATATTTACGATAGCCGTACTTTTGACGACGCCCATCAAATTCTAGAGCAGCTGCACGCGTGCGACTCTCACTTGTATGACATCGCAGAGTTTGCTCAAAAGCAAGGCGATCGAGCCATTGCCGATTACCGAGCATCCCACCCACCCTTAGAATTTGGTATGCGCAGAATTCAGTGTCTGCACGAAACCGGTCAGGCTGGCGCTCGCTATGGATTGCAGCTGCTCCGAGACAATAAACCAGATCTCGATATCAAAGATGCCAAAGCGGTAGTGCTGGGCTATGGCAACGTGGGTCAGGGGGCCATTCATGAGATCTATGACCAAGGGGTGAGAGATCTCACTATTCTCGGCCGAGAACACACCAGAAAGGAAAATATCGAAACCTGGATCAACAACGCCGACCTGATTGTTAATGGCGCTGAGCAAGCTCCAGAACTACGTGGCATCAATTACCTCATTAGTAATGACCACCTGGAAAGAGTTATCCCTACTGGCTCCGTCGTTATTGACCTGGTCAGTGGCAGTGAAACCAACCGCAGCCCGGTAGAGGCGGTGCTCGCCTGCACATTCCTTACCGATCCTCACTTTGAGCGCTACGGGGTTACCATTTCCTCCCTGTGGGGCTGGCCGATGATGGGCATGATGCGGGAAAGCGCTCTGCGCTATTCCGGGCAGATTATCGATGTACTGCTGGGGCCAGAGCGGTTAATTAACGGATTAGAGACGCTCACGCCAGGGGTTGAGCGGGCATTGGTTTGTGGCAGACATTGAATGAGGCTTGGCTTGTTATTACGAGTTGCGGTGTTCGCGTAGCCCGCAACTCGTCACAAATTAACTTTTCGGCTTTCTCTTCCTAGGCCCTTTTTTGCTTTGCCCTGGCTTACCCTGCCCACCTTTCGGCTTACCTCCCTTATTAGGCGGAGGCGCATCGGTCCACTGGCGAATCTTGATCGGCTTCTGGCAAATACGAGCCTTCTGCAGCTCGCGCAGCAACTCCTTAGGCATACCCGCAGGCAAATCAACTACAGTGAATACATCGTACAGCTGAATACGGCCAATGTACTTACTGTCGATATCGGCCTCGTTGGCAATACAACCCACCACATCTTTGGGCATCACCCCATCTTTGCGCCCCACCGCCAGACGGTAACGCACCATATCGACATCCGGGTAATCCGCCAGCGGCTCCGCTTCAAAACCGGGCAGTTCCGGGCGACGGCGATCTTTAGGGTCTCTTGGGCGCGTATCTGGCTCAGCAAATTTGGGAAACAGGGGCCGCTCCTTTTGCGCTTGAAAGGCCAGAGAAGCGGCAATTTCTGTCATGGAGAGTTCACTGCCATTGGCAAATTCCTGCAGCAATTCCACGTAGGGCTCCAGTTGTTCCGCCTCTATGGTGTCGCGAATGCGGTTCTTGAATTGAGCAACCCGCTGTTCGCCGACTTCTTTGCCGGTAGGCAAGCGCAGTTCCGCTAACTTCTGCCGGGTAGTTCGCTCAATACTTTGCAACATGCGCCGCTCGCGGGGATTCACAAACAGTATTGCCACGCCGTCGCGGCCAGCGCGACCAGTGCGGCCAATGCGGTGCACGTAAGCTTCGGTGTCGTAGGGAATATCGTAGTTAAATACGTGGCTGATGCGCTCCACATCCAGCCCTCGGGCGGCCACATCGGTGGCCACTACAATATCCAGTTGGCCCTTCTTCAGGCGGTCAATGGTGCGCTCTCGCAGCTGCTGACTGAGATCACCATTGAGCGCACCGGCTGCATAGCCTCGGGCCTCCAGCTTTTCCGCCAGCTCCACAGTGGCCTGCTTGGTGCGCACAAACACAATCATGCCGTCAAAATTTTCCACTTCCAGAATGCGGGTAAAGGCATCCAGCTTCTGGTTGTTGTGCACCACCAGATAGCGCTGTTCAATGCGTTCTACCGTAGTGGTTTTGGCAGCAATTTTGACTTCCTGAGCATCTCCCAGGTATTTGCCCACAATATTGCGAATGGCTCCTGGCATGGTGGCTGAGAACAGCGCCCGTTGGGCATCGTCCGGGGTGTGAGAAAGAATTTCATCCACGTCGTCGATAAACCCCATGCGCAGCATTTCATCCGCTTCATCCAGCACCACCGCCTTTAATTGGGAGAGGTTCAAGCTGCGACGACGCAAATGATCCATAATCCGGCCCGGTGTGCCAACCACCACTTGAACACCGCGCTTTAAGGCCCGCAGCTGGCTACCCATGTCCTGGCCGCCGTAAATGGGCAATACCTGAAAACCCTTGATATAGCGTGCGTAGCCCTTAAAGGCTTCCGCCACTTGTATGGCCAGCTCGCGAGTAGGTGCCAGTACCAATATTTGGGGGCTTTTTTGTGCGCTGTCGATACGATTGAGCAAAGGCAGAGCAAACGCAGCGGTTTTGCCGGTACCGGTTTGAGCCGTGCCCAGCAAATTGGCGCCGCTTAGCAGTATGGGTATGCTTTGAGCCTGAATGGGGGATGGCTGCTCATAGCCTACATCTTTAAGGGCTTTAAGGGTGGTGTCGGCAAGGCCGAGATCAGCAAACAGTGGCGCCTGCTGAGGCTGGGAATCGGAGGACATGATCAAGTGCTCGTGACGCGCCGGCACCGTGGCCGACAAAAAGGGCCGCGCAGTATACGTGGCAGACAGGGAATAAGATAGCTTATTTTTTAACCAGTGAGCGGAACAAGCGCAGACAACCTCTGACCAGCAACGCTTTTTAACGCGGGCGCTTCACTGACCTTTTGGCCAAAAAGGTATCCAACACATTGGCAAACTGCTGCCGGTCACGTTGATCCAGCTTGGCTGGGCCACCACTGGCTTCGCCGATGGAGCGCATTTCTTCCATAAAATTGCGCATGGCCAAGCGCTGGCGGATATTGGCTTTGGTGTAGTGCTCCCCCCTGGGGTTCACCGCATCCACACCTTTTTCCACTACCTCTGCGGCTAATGGAATATCCGCTGTCACCACCAAGTCACCAGGTTGTACCTGAGTGGCGATATAGTTGTCCGCCACATCAAAGCCCAGGGGCACCTGTATTGATTTAATCCAATTCGTAGCGGGCACGGAAAGTGAGTGATTGGCCACCAGTGTCAGAGGAACCTGGGTGCGCTGGGAAGCGCGGAACAAAATCTCTTTAATCACTTTTGGGCAGGCGTCTGCATCCACCCATATCTGGCAGGGTGGCCGAGTATCAGTCATCAAACTGCACGGGAGTGATGCGTGGTGTCAGATCCTCCTCTTCCACCGACACATCAAAACGGCTGCGTACCAACAGGCGATCACCAGCAAAAATAAACAGCTCCCAGATACCCGGCACCACTTCGTAGCGCTCAGTAAATTCAAACGCTGCAATATGGCTGTCTACATCGGCCTTGAGCTCCACCACTTCCTCGTATTTGTCGTGGCGAGTGCCGTCCGGCTCTTCCACTCCCGGAGTCAGGTAGAGGTAGGTAACCCGGTTACCGCTGCCTTTCTTGCCACTCACCCGATAGCGAATGCCGAACTTCGAACCCAACTGGGCGGGAACGTGCTCAGTTTCCCGGATTTGCTCTGTGCTGCGGCTAATCAAGCGCTCACCTGGGTTCAATGCAACCGCTGCGCGCTCGAAAACACCGCTGGTGTAACCTTCCAGGCGAAGCTCTGCGAAAGCGGAACTACTGGCAAAACTCACTAGCAGTGCAATTAATAAACGTCGGCTCATCACTCACCCTTTTCTACGGCTCGGTTGTCAGGCAGGAGAGATTATTTCACAAAGATGTCGATTTTATGACAAACCACAGACGATCAATATTTCACGGAACAACCGTAAGGCCGGGTAGCTGTGTAAGACGTGGCTTCACCAGCTATGACCTGAGGAAGCACTACATCCACATAATTGGTTGCGGTTTTCAGGGTCGCAGGGTCGGCAGAGGCTTCACTGTCGATGGCACCCATATATTGCAAAATCCCTTCGCCATCCACCACATACATATGAGGGGTAGTTTTCGCAGTATAAATTTTGCCCACTGTTCCCTCTGGGTCCATCAGCAAATGCGTACGATGAGATTGCTGCTCAGCACTAACGGCAACGGCCTGCTCAGCGTCCAGGTAACCTTGCTTGCCTGGCGCCGACGAAATAACACTGAGCCACACAACTCCTTGATCGGTATACTTTTTTTGCAGTCCCTGCATATTGCCGCTGCTGTAATGTTTAACCACGTATGGGCACTGGTGGTTAGTCCATTCCAATACCACCGTTTTACCACGGTAGTCAGACAGACTCACCGCTTCGCCATTGTGGTTGGTTAGCTCAAAGTCCGGAGCCACACTGCCTACCTTGGGAGCCGCTATTGCCACGGCCGGTAACGCTATGGCTAGCACCATCAATATCAATTTTTTCATCGTATTCTCCATTACTCTTCTGTGGATAACTGACTTTTGGGTGACTTTCCTTTGGGTGAAAGAGGTGCACTTACCCGATAGATAGCATCCCGATCAAACTGAATCACAAACTCAAAACTGGAAGGGGCTTGGGAAAAATAGTCACTCAATGGGAAACTCGCCAGCAGACGCTTGCCCTGCTTTTGTACTTTAGGCAAAGGCGTGTAATTCACCAGATCTTCGGTAAGCGGGAACAATTTAGGCAACTGCTGGTAGCCCGCCATATCTTTGTACAACTCAACAACCACCTGCTCTCCTTGTATCTGGAAGCTTGAAGAAAGGCGGCTTTCAACCGGTATTTGTTGACGACTCAGGGCAAACTGTTTTACATCCGGTGACGCAGTTGCCGTATTGGCCACAGGTAGAGTCAGCTGCAAGTTGGCTCGACCGGGAATACACACCTCTCGGCACACCAGCCAACGAACCCTGGCATCTATAGTGAGCTCTGAGCCCAAAGCGACATCGCTGCCCACAGACACTGGCACCATCAGCAGCACTTTGTGGTAGCCATAGTTCATCAAATGGGCAACAGGAATCTGCTCTGGCACCGGCCAGAGAATATCTCCTACGGAAATACCTGGTGGCAGCTGCCAGTCAATTTTAGGCGCCTGGCCGGAGTCTCCAGGGTTTTTCCAGTAAACGTGCCAGTCCTTTTCTGGTTGAAGCCATACACCGACCCAATTAGTACGTCCATGCTCTAGTGCTGTGTGCTCGCTAACCAGGCTCACTTTGATCTGGTCATTTTCAAAAGCAAACGCTGGCCAAGTCACCGCCAAAATCAACAGAGTAAGGAAAGTTCGCATCTACAGCTCCATAAAAAGCAATTTGGGAGAATGAAACTTGACCCAATCAGGCGCACCCGCTTTTACGTTCTTTTACACGAACAGACAAACAGCGCAGCGAGGTATTTCCAAAATGGGAGAGATTTTACTTGGGAACCGCAATGCCTTTGCGCTTGGTCTGGTGCTGCTCCCGGTTCTCGTCCTTTTTTCTCGAGCTTTTACGCAGCATTGCATAAGTGGCACCCGCACCGCCGTGGTATGGCTGGGCGCTGTGAAAAGCCATCACCGCATCCAATTGCCTCAGCCAGTGATTGACGCAGCTTTTTAACAGGGCTGGCTTACTACGCAGCTCCCCTTTTCCGTGGGTGATAATAACGCTGCGCAAGTCGGATTCCATGCAGTCACGGACAAACTCAAACAACGCTCGCCGGGCTTGCTCAACAGAATGGTGATGCAAGTCCAGCCGCGCCTCCAGGGCGTATTTACCAAGACGAAGATTTTTGAACACCCCATGCTGAATACCATCTCGTTTAAAGCTGAGCTGATCGTGGGGCTTTATCAACTCGATATGCTCTTCAGAATCCAACCCGTTGCGTTCCAGCGTTACTTCACGCTGTGCTGCCTCTCGGCGTTTGAGGATACCGGGCTGAAGCTGACGCGCACCACGCCCGGTATGGGTAGCATCGCGTTTGATGGGCACAATGTCATCCATCTCGTTGCCCACGAGATCGAGAAAGGAAGAAGGTTTATCAGCCATACGGCTATTCTGAAGAAGGAGCCTGCTCCAAATCAATATGTGATGTGTCTACTTCAACTGGAGGTTGCTGCTTGCGTTCTGCAGCAGCCAATACATCAGTGCCCACGGGAGCAACTGAGATATCCGCCACATTGAGCTCAACCTGGGGCTGTTGATGACGCTCTTCTGGGCGCAATAAATTGGCTCCTACCGGAAACAGTGTCCAGGGTTCATCGCTAATGTCATCTTCTTGCTCGGCAGGCGCTGTCGCTGTGTCGCCCACTGAAGTGGTGGCTAGCGCTGCCTCGCGCACTTCCACAACCGCACCGGCTTTACCCATCGCTTGCTGGTAACGCAAAGCAGCTGTTTGATCCAGATTACGGCGAACCACAACTGGCCGGCCACTGAACAGCTTGGCCAACTGAGCATCGTCCGCTTTAAAGAGTTCACGCAGGTTATCCCTCACCTCAACCATGGTATGACCGGGGGCGATGTCCCCGCGAAAAACAATCTCCAGAGATGAGTCAGACACAAATAAGCCCCATAATTGTTGTTATGAGGCTATTAGATCAAAGTGAAGCGATAAGGTCGATTACCCGGGTCTCAATTTCGTCCCTAACCTGACGAAATTGCTCCAGGGGCAGATGTTTGGGGTCCGGCAGTGGCCAATCCAAGCGACGGTGGGCCACCACGTCCGAGCATCGATCACCACAGCCCATAGTCACAACTGCATCAAATTCCAACCCAGAAACACTATCCAGGCCTTCTGAACGATGCTGATTGAGAGGATAATCTCGCTCCGCCATAACTTCTACTGCACGGGGGTTTACCTGCCCTGAGGGGTTTGAGCCGGCACTGTAGACTGCCAAATCAGCGGATTTATGAATATGGCCAAAAGCCTCTGCCATTTGGCTGCGACAGCTGTTTTCCACACAAACAAAGAGAATTTTTTTCACTGTTGCTCCCAGTTTTTATTGCCAGTGGCAT belongs to bacterium SCSIO 12696 and includes:
- a CDS encoding CoA transferase subunit A codes for the protein MSGFDKVVTSYEEAMAGLEDNMTIIAGGFGLCGIPEGLIAQIKKMGTRGLTVVSNNAGVDGFGLGILLEDRQIKKMISSYVGENALFEKQLLSGELEVELTPQGTLAEKMRAGGAGIPAFFTRTGYGTPIGEGKEVREYNGHQHILEESITGEFAIVKAWKADRYGNLIYRHTAQNFNPMAATAGKITVAEVEEIVEPGELDPAQIHTPGIYVNRVIQGKFEKRIEQRTVRQA
- a CDS encoding glycosyltransferase, producing MSLTPSTDAVNILCMKWGTKYDAVYVNRLYSMVSRHLSLPFRFICLTDDTTDIDEHVECFDIPEVDVNIEDCDGRKRVQAWKKLLTFSSPLYDIEGTCLFLDLDIVIIDSIDCFFEPEGDFHIIRDWGDGRTNGNSSVYRFTAGAMADVLSHFCDHREQVVEKYFNEQTYLTEFVRQQEKLSFWPQDWCLSYRRDCLPKNRLMRWFVPSRKPSKGRIIVFYGAPSPVEAIAGKGDRWYRQLRPAAWITDYWH
- a CDS encoding CoA transferase subunit B — translated: MSLTREQLAMRVARELQDGYYVNLGIGIPTLVANYVPDGMEVMLQSENGLLGMGPFPTEDEVDADMINAGKQTVTAATGASIFSSAESFAMIRGGHVDLTVLGAFEVDVEGNIASWMIPGKLIKGMGGAMDLVAGAGNIIVTMTHADKHGNSKLLPKCSLPLTGAGCIKKVVTDLAYIEIEDGKFHLKERAPGISVEEIVAKTGGELVVPDKVPEMTF
- a CDS encoding YaiI/YqxD family protein, translated to MTDTRPPCQIWVDADACPKVIKEILFRASQRTQVPLTLVANHSLSVPATNWIKSIQVPLGFDVADNYIATQVQPGDLVVTADIPLAAEVVEKGVDAVNPRGEHYTKANIRQRLAMRNFMEEMRSIGEASGGPAKLDQRDRQQFANVLDTFLAKRSVKRPR
- a CDS encoding alanine dehydrogenase — translated: MHRSYPPFHTVALAKESESPENPGALEKRVALCPDDVGQLVAEGLQVFVEQGAGEGIGFSDAEYLQQGAVLQSGGDIYRDKDLIIKFKGPSLNSITLMRPGCTLFCMAHFHSYPDRAQLLADRRINVIAMEEILESPKYQGDEEILARTAMSAAISPFAENGQLQQMNIRTIQWTPLIAGAIRRGSNRSPGSLKVVQPLCSFEQLDSQGPNSLYIYDSRTFDDAHQILEQLHACDSHLYDIAEFAQKQGDRAIADYRASHPPLEFGMRRIQCLHETGQAGARYGLQLLRDNKPDLDIKDAKAVVLGYGNVGQGAIHEIYDQGVRDLTILGREHTRKENIETWINNADLIVNGAEQAPELRGINYLISNDHLERVIPTGSVVIDLVSGSETNRSPVEAVLACTFLTDPHFERYGVTISSLWGWPMMGMMRESALRYSGQIIDVLLGPERLINGLETLTPGVERALVCGRH
- a CDS encoding DEAD/DEAH box helicase, producing MSSDSQPQQAPLFADLGLADTTLKALKDVGYEQPSPIQAQSIPILLSGANLLGTAQTGTGKTAAFALPLLNRIDSAQKSPQILVLAPTRELAIQVAEAFKGYARYIKGFQVLPIYGGQDMGSQLRALKRGVQVVVGTPGRIMDHLRRRSLNLSQLKAVVLDEADEMLRMGFIDDVDEILSHTPDDAQRALFSATMPGAIRNIVGKYLGDAQEVKIAAKTTTVERIEQRYLVVHNNQKLDAFTRILEVENFDGMIVFVRTKQATVELAEKLEARGYAAGALNGDLSQQLRERTIDRLKKGQLDIVVATDVAARGLDVERISHVFNYDIPYDTEAYVHRIGRTGRAGRDGVAILFVNPRERRMLQSIERTTRQKLAELRLPTGKEVGEQRVAQFKNRIRDTIEAEQLEPYVELLQEFANGSELSMTEIAASLAFQAQKERPLFPKFAEPDTRPRDPKDRRRPELPGFEAEPLADYPDVDMVRYRLAVGRKDGVMPKDVVGCIANEADIDSKYIGRIQLYDVFTVVDLPAGMPKELLRELQKARICQKPIKIRQWTDAPPPNKGGKPKGGQGKPGQSKKGPRKRKPKS
- a CDS encoding insulinase family protein, producing the protein MQSYPLDTKQYRYVELDNGIKTLLVSDSSAVKSLASLSVQVGSFHDPEEWEGLAHFLEHLLFLGTEKYPDSDDYNKFLDANGGSHNAYTAYDVTNYHFSVDSNAYDGALDRFAQFFIAPLFTEKYVQREKNAVHSEYFTRIERDGIRYFEILEKNLNPNHPAYKFNVGNLETLSDKPDQKARDVLIDFYNTWYSADIMTLALVSNHSLDDLETLARKKFSAISVIHDRPELDYPPLFTAGELPKVIEIKPVQDSRSLQLIFPLPLQERFKAENPVGFVASMMVSEGDDSLSDRLKSKGWINGIQASPGANYGGNDTLTIRVSLTEKGSQYQDDIIAALFDQIALVKQEGVAEWRYREIQNLSELSFRFSENQSLGLEQTITLANALSDTLPRYLVAPGYRRFDKALIDNVLAELRPDNMLVVYASPEVVPEQKTEFYQAEFRVYKADAKRLALWQQPFYNNLKLAEPNVLIPENFDLEKIASAKKPGKLPNTDGVELWYFPNIEDGIPRATVQLAIDRPQRFSLEQSIASQLYFQLINEQIQDLSYNARRAGMRYQVSAEGITFSGYSDKLAQLSEQVLAKVLVPEFTEQQFQRMAERIQRYFKNYNKVGPASGVGRDLDNLLDGDSYSIEEIRNVVESITLQQVLDAPQWIYGEGQLQMLVSGNIDESEARQFAERIRTRLGLEVSDKEPVRGSRVVRLEPNHQSRDIYTSELDHSDAAVLRYYQGRNSSREERIYLNLISQIAHQAYFNDLRTEQQLGYIVSARYKRADRMPGLAFLVQSPSADANQVEAATDQFLLDFEQQLAEMSEAELAPLIQASIAQLAKPAQNLREKTSRFWQDLRDGFPEFDSREKSITALEATTMGDLQKAYKSVVLEKPRAISVIAPGAKGGVKGTVSGFEEFRDGKKLIIRN
- a CDS encoding DUF3859 domain-containing protein; protein product: MSRRLLIALLVSFASSSAFAELRLEGYTSGVFERAAVALNPGERLISRSTEQIRETEHVPAQLGSKFGIRYRVSGKKGSGNRVTYLYLTPGVEEPDGTRHDKYEEVVELKADVDSHIAAFEFTERYEVVPGIWELFIFAGDRLLVRSRFDVSVEEEDLTPRITPVQFDD